A section of the Diabrotica virgifera virgifera chromosome 8, PGI_DIABVI_V3a genome encodes:
- the LOC114324554 gene encoding hydroxymethylglutaryl-CoA synthase 1 produces the protein MDHWPKDVGILALELYIPSLYVDQTELEVYDGVSTGKYTIGLGQQKMGFCTDREDINSLCLTAVQKLMENYNVSPQEVGRLEVGTETIIDKSKSVKTVLMQLFEPHGITDIEGIDTTNACYGGTAALINAVNWIESSSWNGRYAIVVAADIAVYAKGSARPTGGAGAVAMLLGPNAPLVIDRGVRATYLKHAYDFYKPDLTSEYPVVDGKLSIQCYLSALDNCYSLYKKKVAEKHKKDVTLKDFDAVLFHTPFCKLVQKSVGRMALNDFLQKPDLYPSLEKFQKVKLEDSYFDRDLEKAFVDVSKQQFVEKTQPSLLVATQVGNMYTSSLYGGLVSLLVNKKPEVLAGNKIVLFSYGSGLAASMFSLTVSNNTEALKRIISNSSLVKSRLEQRVKFEPKKFEASLELRQETCHKAPYEPISSIEGYFPGTYYLIKIDDMHRRFYNRIPSLTNGYS, from the exons ATGGATCATTGGCCAAAAGATGTTGGTATTTTAGCCCTAGAGCTGTATATTCCCTCTTTATACGTGGACCAAACCGAACTAGAAGTTTATGATGGAGTTTCTACAGGAAAATACACCATTGGTTTGGGCCAACAAAAAATGGGGTTTTGTACTGACAGAGAAGATATCAACTCGTTGTGTCTTACCGCAGTTCAGAAATTAATGGAAAACTACAACGTTAGTCCACAAGAAGTAGGTCGTTTGGAAGTTGGCACTGAAACTATCATTGATAAATCGAAAAGTGTTAAAACAGTTCTTATGCAGTTATTCGAACCACATGGTATTACTGATATAGAAGGTATAGATACAACTAATGCTTGTTATGGTGGTACAGCAGCACTCATCAATGCTGTGAATTGGATAGAGTCTTCTTCCTGGAATGGAAG ATACGCGATAGTCGTGGCAGCTGACATAGCAGTATACGCCAAAGGATCCGCCAGGCCTACAGGAGGAGCTGGAGCAGTAGCGATGTTACTAGGCCCTAATGCCCCTTTGGTAATTGACAGGGGCGTTCGTGCGACGTACTTGAAACACGCCTACGACTTCTACAAGCCGGACCTCACTTCCGAGTATCCAGTAGTCGACGGCAAACTGTCAATTCAGTGCTACCTAAGTGCTTTAGACAACTGTTACTCCCTTTACAAGAAAAAAGTGGCGGAGAAGCATAAAAAGGATGTTACGCTGAAGGACTTCGACGCGGTTCTATTCCACACCCCTTTCTGCAAACTCGTGCAGAAATCCGTAGGACGAATGGCTCTAAACGACTTTTTACAGAAGCCCGACCTGTACCCGTCTCTGGAAAAGTTCCAAAAGGTGAAACTAGAAGACAGTTACTTCGATAGAGACTTAGAAAAGGCCTTCGTAGATGTAAGTAAACAGCAATTTGTAGAAAAAACGCAACCGTCTCTTTTGGTAGCTACGCAAGTTGGTAATATGTATACGTCGTCTTTGTACGGCGGATTAGTTTCTTTATTAGTGAATAAAAAGCCTGAGGTTCTGGCTGGTAATAAAATCGTTCTGTTTTCTTACGGATCAGGCTTGGCAGCCTCTATGTTTTCTCTAACAGTTAGTAATAACACCGAGGCTCTAAAACGTATAATTTCGAATTCTTCTTTGGTGAAATCAAGGCTAGAGCAGCGGGTTAAATTTGAACCGAAAAAATTCGAGGCTAGTTTAGAATTGAGGCAGGAGACTTGTCACAAGGCTCCTTATGAGCCTATCAGTAGTATAGAAGGGTATTTCCCGGGAACGTATTATTTGATTAAAATAGACGATATGCATAGAAGGTTTTACAATAGGATTCCTTCGCTCACCAACGGGTATTCGTAG